Within Paenibacillus sabinae T27, the genomic segment ATTTTACCTGTTATAATGTCAACATACATAACATGATGAAGTGGAGTGGAATGCTGTGCAACACAACCGTCAAGTCTTGGCTTTTCATGTCGCTCTTTCGCTGCTGGCCTTACTGTATGTGCTGTGGGTTCAAATGTTCTGGGTTCATAAGCTTGTGCTGGCGCTCGTTGTTCTCTTGTTCGTACCGCTTTCGATTACCGTCTACCGTTCACGTATTCGGGAGCAGGAGCTGCTGAGGCAAGCAAACGAACAGGTTCACAGGCTCGGCAATGAAATGGTGGTGACCTCGGACCGGATGCATGGAGCGCTCGCGGAAATCAGCCGGCATACGGGGGACCTGCAGCAGACGGCCGATTACTCCCATCAATCCGAGCTGGCGCTGAAGGGCCGGAGCTATGAAGCGAGAGCGAATATGGAGTCGGCCTCGGCGACAATGGACGGGGTAGCCGAGGCGGCGGAACGTATTCAGGGACTGACGGACAAGCTGGGGATAAGCATGCAGGAAGCCAACCAGGAAGTGGCGGAAATGCTCGATTCTCTCAAAAGCACCGACGCCGTGATGGAAGAGCTTAAGGGGCAGAGCAGCAAGATGTACGAAGAGTTCGCCTCCTTGAGCAAGCTTATCACGATGGTGGAAGGCATCAACGAAGTGATTGTGGGTGTAGTGGAGGAGACCTCGCTGCTGGCGCTTAACGCTTCCATCGAAGCGGCAAGGGCCGGAGAGCAGGGCAGGGGCTTTGCCGTGGTGGCTGACCGCATCCGCAAGCTGGCGGAGCAGAGCCGCACCTCGGTGGACCGCTCCTCCGCGCTGCTGCTGGATCTTAACAAAGGAGTGGAGCAGGTGCTTGACTCCGTGGATAAAGAGCGGGCTTCCGTGGAGCGCGGCGTAGGCGAGGTAGGAGCCGTGAAGGCGCGTCTCGCTGAAATTGCGGCCACAGTCAAGACGGTGGATACGGCGGTATCCGACACGGTGAAGGCGGCCAGCCGTCAGGACGAGCTGATCGGCGGCGCTTTGCCAGAGCTGCGCAGCGCGGTAGCCTTGCTGAACGAGACGATCGCGAGCGTCGATCTGATGCTGGAGCAGGTGAACCGGCAGCGGACGCAGATCGGGGAGCTGAACGAGGTCAGCGCCAGCCTGCTGGCGGAGTCTCAGGCGCTGCGGCAGTCCGTAAGCCAGATCGCCGGCATGGAGGAGATTGAGGAAAGCCGTTACGCCGAGAAGCTGGAGGTTATGCAATCACTGCTAACGCACATTGCAGCCAAGGAGGAATTGTACAAGCCCGATCCGGATGCTCACAGACAGGTATTGGCTTCCTGTCTTGCGGAGACGCCGGATTTGCAGGCCATCTGGTCGAACCGGACGGACGGCACCTTTATTTTCTCCGAACCGGCGGCGGGCCTGCTTAATGCGAAGCGGCGCGATTGGTGGAGCGGAGCGATGAGCGACGGTGCTTTTGTCTCGAAGCCCTATGTGTCGGCCATAACGAAGCGTTCCTGCGTGACGCTGTCGAGGGCCGTAACGAATGACCGGGGAGAGACAGTTGGCGTGATCGGCATCGATTTGGCGGTATAGGAAGCAGAAAGGGCCTAAAGCCCGAAGAAGTTGAATCATGAGGAATACGGCGGGCGCTTGCGGACTAATTTGCGGGCGCCTTTTTTTCAAATCCGAGAATAGATTTGGGTTGGACAAATCACGGGACATCAGCCTATAATGACCGATATATTTTACTATGGGGGCAAGAACAAGATGCAGTATACGTTCGTCATTCTGCTGCAGCTGCTGGAGCGTGCGGCACTGCTGCTTATGACACTGTTTGTATTAACACGGGTGCCGCGGTTCAAGGAGATTTTTCAAAAAGGGGCTTATGCGCCGCAGGAGCTGTTCATCGCCACCGTCATTTTCAGCCTGTTCGCCATATTCAGCACATACAGCGGAATCAAGGTGGAAGGCTCGCTCGTTAATGTGCGGATCGTGGCGATCATGGCGGGCGGCATTCTGTTCGGCCCTTGGGTAGGACTCATAACCGGCTTGATCTCCGGCATTCACCGGTTTCTGATCGATATTGGGGGCGTCACGTCGGTGCCCTGTTTGATTACTAGCATCACGACAGGCGTTGTCTCGGGGATCATCTACCGTCACACGTCAGCAGAGCGCCGCTGGAAGGCCGGGATTTTGGCGGGAATGGGCTGCGAAGCGCTGACGATGCTGCTGATTCTCGTCATGGCCCATCCGTCGTCGCTCGGCGTCGAAATCGTATCGAAGATTGCCTTTCCGATGATTATGAGCCAGGTCAGTGTTGGACTCATCGTCATGCTCGTCCAGAGCGTGGAAGGAGAGAAGGAGCGGATCGCGGCAAGGCAGTCCAAGCTGGCCCTTGATATCGCCAACAAGACACTTCCCTATTTTCGTACCATCAATCCGCAGTCTCTGCGTAAAATTTGTACGATCATCAAAGAGGATATCGGCGCTGACGCGGTCGCAATTACCGATACCCGGTGTATTCGCGCTTATGTCGGCATCGGAGAAGAGTATTACGAGGAGAAGAACGAGATTATCAGCGACGCAACGAAAATCACGCTGTCCAGCGGGGAAATCACGATCCGCAACAACGATACCGAATTCAACCATCATCATATCAAGTCGCTGATCATCATTCCGCTGAAGGAAAAGGGCGAAGTCACCGGCGCGCTCAAAATTTATTACACCAAAGCCCACAAAATCACCTATTCCCTCCAGGCGATGGCTGTTGGCCTGTCCCAGATTATTTCCACACTGATGGAGGTCTCCCGGGTGGAAGACATCAAGCAGATGGCGAACAAGGCGGAGCTAAAGGCGCTGCAGACCCGGATCAATCCCCATTTTCTGTTCAATGCGCTGAACGCCATCGTCTCCTCCATCCGGATCGACCCCGACAAGGCCAGGGAGCTGATCATCAATCTGTCCGGCTATATGCGGTACAATCTGGAGCTCACCGACGATTTTATCGATATCCGCAAAGAACTTCAGCAGGTCCGGCATTACGTCGAAATCGAGAAAGCGCGCTTTGGAAGACGCCTTACGGTTCTCTACGATATCGATGACGAGACGGAAGTCCGCATCCCGAGCCTCATCATCCAGCCCTTGGTGGAAAATGCGATTGTGCACGGTATACTGAAAGGGCGTGGCGTAGGAACGGTGACGATTTCAGTCAAGGACCGGGGAGACAGCGTGCGGATCGGCATCCGCGACACCGGGGTTGGCATCAGCGAGGAAACGATCCGTAAGGTGTACGAAGGCAGCATGCCGGAGAACAAGATCGGGCTATTTAACGTGCATCAGCGGGTGAAGTTGATTTACGGCGAGGGACTGACGATTACCAGGCTGGATAAAGGGACGGATATAACTTTCGATGTGAAAAAGGAGAACCGATGAGAGCGATAATCGTAGAGGATGAAGAGCTGGCCAGGCAGGAGCTGGCCTACCTGATTCGGGCGAACAGCGGCATAGAGATTGCGGCCGAGTTCGACGACGGGCTGGACGCGCTAAAATATTTGCAGGCCAACCAGGTGGATGTGCTGTTTCTCGACATCAATATCCCTTCCGTAGACGGTGTGTTTCTGGCCCAGAATATCAGCAAATTTTCCGTGAAGCCCCATATTGTGTTCATCACCGCGTATAAGGAGCATGCCGCCGAAGCGTTCGAGATTGAGGCCTTCGATTACATTCTGAAGCCGTATAACGAGACGCGGATCAAGGGGATGCTGGGCAAGCTCGAGGCTACTTTAGCGCACCGGCCCAGCGGGGAAGAGGAGCGCAATCCGGTCAGCAACAAGATCAATCTGTGGAAAAATGAAAAAATCATCGTCGTCGACGCCGACGACATTTACTACGCCTCGGCCCAGGAGAAGACGACGAGCGTCTTTACGCGAAACGAAGAGTACTCCATGGGGGTCAGCATCACCGAGTTTCACGGACGTTTGCCGCAGGACCGCTTTTTCCGCTGCCACCGTTCTTTCATCGTCAACCTGTCCAAAATCAAAGAAATCATCCCATGGTTTAACAATACCTACCTGCTTCGGCTGCGTGATCTGGACTTTGAAGTGCCGGTCAGCCGCAGCAAGGTCAAAGAATTCAGGCAGATTATGCGCCTGTAGTGGCCGTTCATTCCTTCTTTCCGTCATTTCGTTCCGTATTTCATCCGCATTTTTGCAATCAAGCTACAATAAAGATGCAAGAGGCGCTCATGAAGGCGGCCATAACCGAAGGAAAGAAGGAAAGAACCATGTCGGTAGGGACTAAAGCAAACAACCGTTTTCTAATCGTACTGGGAACCATTATTATGCAGATGGGCCTTGGAACCATTTATACCTGGAGCTTGTTCAACCAGCCGCTCGTAACAAAATATGGCTGGGAGCTCGGCTCCGTATCTACAACCTTTTCGATCACAAGCTTTGCGCTGGCATTCGCGACACTTTTTGCGGGTAAGCTTCAGGATAAAATCGGGCTTCGCCGCCTGACCGCCGTGGCGGGTGTTATGCTGGGCCTCGGGCTGATGTATAGCTCGCATGCAACCACGCTGCCGATGCTGTATCTGCTGGCAGGGGTCGTTGCCGGATACGCCGACGGAACGGCTTATATTACCTCGCTGTCGAATCTGATCAAATGGTTCCCGAACCGCAAAGGGCTGATCTCGGGAGTATCGGTTGGAGCGTACGGAACAGGCAGCTTGATCTTTAAGTATGTGAACGCCCATCTGATCGGGTCGGTTGGAGTCTCCCGCACGTTCCTGTATTGGGGCATGATCGTCATGGCTATGGTCATCATCGGTTCGCTGCTTGTCAGAGAGGCCTCCGTGGCGCCGGCCGGAACGGATAAAGCATCATCGCCGCTCGCCCCGCTGGAGAAAAAGGATTACACCGTGGGCGAAATGCTGCGCACGAAGCAAGCCTACCTGCTGTTCACCATCTTCTTCACCGCCTGCATGAGCGGCCTCTATCTGATCGGCATTGTAAAAGACATCGGCGTGAAGCTGGCTGGACTTGACGTGCAGACCGCGGCCAATGCGGTGGCGATGATCGCCATCTTCAATACGGCCGGACGTCTGATTCTCGGCGCGCTGTCCGACAAAATGAGCCGTTTGAAGCTGATCGGCTTCACGATGGCCATCACGGCCGTAGCCGCGCTGACGCTCAGCTTCGCGCAGCTGAACTTCGGACTGTTCTTCGCTTCTGTAGCGGCGATCGCCTTCTGCTTCGGCGGCAACATCACCGTCTTCCCGGCCATCGTCAGTGACTTCTTCGGGTTGAAGAATCATAACAAGAACTACGGCATTGTCTACCAAGGGTTTGGCATCGGCGCATTGTCCGGTTCGATCATCGCCGCCTTCCTGGGCGGATTCAAACCGACCTTTATCACGATCGGGGCGCTGTGCCTGATTTCCTGCCTGATCGCCGTGATGCTGAAACCGCCGGTTCAGGTCCGCAAGGAACGGAAACGGAATCCGGAAATGCCCGGCCGCACCGCATACGAACAGATTTCTTAAGGAAGCAGCCGCCACCTCAGGCTTCGGCCTGCAAGGCGTGACTTCATATAGCTTCAAGCAAGGATTTAAGCAAGAGTTTCGAGTGATGTCGGAAACTGCAAGACCGCCCAACCGCAAATGGTTTATTCCTCCTAAATAAATTATAAAAAAGGGCGGCAAAACGTAAAAGACGGTTCCCCGGGTCAGCATAGGCCTGATGGGAGCCGTCTTTTAACAATAGGAGAAAATAAAAGTTCTTCGCTAGAAACGGTTGCCCTCCACCGCGAGGACGGAGCAGCCGTTTCTTTTTATACGAACATACTTTCGATATAAGGGATATAGTGGTAAGATAGTAGGGTCAGGAAAGGAGAGGGAACAATATATGCCATACTGTCAAACCGGGAAAGCGGAGTTATATTATGAAGATTGGGGCGAAGGCAGACCTATAGTGATGATCCATGGGTTCAGTCCCGACCATCGGCTGATGAGCGGCTGTATGGAACCTGTATTCAGGGAGAGAAAAGGCTGGAGACGGCTGTACATCGATCTGCCGGGAATGGGGAA encodes:
- a CDS encoding methyl-accepting chemotaxis protein, with translation MQHNRQVLAFHVALSLLALLYVLWVQMFWVHKLVLALVVLLFVPLSITVYRSRIREQELLRQANEQVHRLGNEMVVTSDRMHGALAEISRHTGDLQQTADYSHQSELALKGRSYEARANMESASATMDGVAEAAERIQGLTDKLGISMQEANQEVAEMLDSLKSTDAVMEELKGQSSKMYEEFASLSKLITMVEGINEVIVGVVEETSLLALNASIEAARAGEQGRGFAVVADRIRKLAEQSRTSVDRSSALLLDLNKGVEQVLDSVDKERASVERGVGEVGAVKARLAEIAATVKTVDTAVSDTVKAASRQDELIGGALPELRSAVALLNETIASVDLMLEQVNRQRTQIGELNEVSASLLAESQALRQSVSQIAGMEEIEESRYAEKLEVMQSLLTHIAAKEELYKPDPDAHRQVLASCLAETPDLQAIWSNRTDGTFIFSEPAAGLLNAKRRDWWSGAMSDGAFVSKPYVSAITKRSCVTLSRAVTNDRGETVGVIGIDLAV
- a CDS encoding sensor histidine kinase, whose protein sequence is MQYTFVILLQLLERAALLLMTLFVLTRVPRFKEIFQKGAYAPQELFIATVIFSLFAIFSTYSGIKVEGSLVNVRIVAIMAGGILFGPWVGLITGLISGIHRFLIDIGGVTSVPCLITSITTGVVSGIIYRHTSAERRWKAGILAGMGCEALTMLLILVMAHPSSLGVEIVSKIAFPMIMSQVSVGLIVMLVQSVEGEKERIAARQSKLALDIANKTLPYFRTINPQSLRKICTIIKEDIGADAVAITDTRCIRAYVGIGEEYYEEKNEIISDATKITLSSGEITIRNNDTEFNHHHIKSLIIIPLKEKGEVTGALKIYYTKAHKITYSLQAMAVGLSQIISTLMEVSRVEDIKQMANKAELKALQTRINPHFLFNALNAIVSSIRIDPDKARELIINLSGYMRYNLELTDDFIDIRKELQQVRHYVEIEKARFGRRLTVLYDIDDETEVRIPSLIIQPLVENAIVHGILKGRGVGTVTISVKDRGDSVRIGIRDTGVGISEETIRKVYEGSMPENKIGLFNVHQRVKLIYGEGLTITRLDKGTDITFDVKKENR
- a CDS encoding LytR/AlgR family response regulator transcription factor, whose product is MRAIIVEDEELARQELAYLIRANSGIEIAAEFDDGLDALKYLQANQVDVLFLDINIPSVDGVFLAQNISKFSVKPHIVFITAYKEHAAEAFEIEAFDYILKPYNETRIKGMLGKLEATLAHRPSGEEERNPVSNKINLWKNEKIIVVDADDIYYASAQEKTTSVFTRNEEYSMGVSITEFHGRLPQDRFFRCHRSFIVNLSKIKEIIPWFNNTYLLRLRDLDFEVPVSRSKVKEFRQIMRL
- a CDS encoding L-lactate MFS transporter, coding for MKAAITEGKKERTMSVGTKANNRFLIVLGTIIMQMGLGTIYTWSLFNQPLVTKYGWELGSVSTTFSITSFALAFATLFAGKLQDKIGLRRLTAVAGVMLGLGLMYSSHATTLPMLYLLAGVVAGYADGTAYITSLSNLIKWFPNRKGLISGVSVGAYGTGSLIFKYVNAHLIGSVGVSRTFLYWGMIVMAMVIIGSLLVREASVAPAGTDKASSPLAPLEKKDYTVGEMLRTKQAYLLFTIFFTACMSGLYLIGIVKDIGVKLAGLDVQTAANAVAMIAIFNTAGRLILGALSDKMSRLKLIGFTMAITAVAALTLSFAQLNFGLFFASVAAIAFCFGGNITVFPAIVSDFFGLKNHNKNYGIVYQGFGIGALSGSIIAAFLGGFKPTFITIGALCLISCLIAVMLKPPVQVRKERKRNPEMPGRTAYEQIS